The stretch of DNA TTCCTGCTGGCTATGAGATGGCAGAACCTCCACCCCCAGGAGCCGGCTCCAGCATGAACCACTCTCTGGTAGAATATGGGCTGAGGCCGGGGGAAGTCGCAGCTGCCACCGTGGTTTGGGGAGCTCTGTGGCTGATCTCTGTCCTGGGAAACTTCCTCGTCTGCTTAGTGAtccacaggagcaggaggacaCAGTCCACCACCAACTACTTTGTGGTGTCCATGGCCTGTGCAGACCTCGTGAGCAGCGTGGGGAGCGCGCCCttcttgctgctgcagctgagctctgggcaGTGGATGCTGGGCAGCAGGGTGTGCCAGCTGGTCAGATACATCCAGTACCTCACGCCTGGAGTCCAGATCTATGTGCTCCTCGCCATCAGCGTGGATCGATTCTACACCATTGTCTACCCCCTGAGCTTCAAAGTGTCCAGGGGGAAAGCCAAAAAAATGATTTTGACCTCTTGGCTCTGTGGTGCTGTGTTTGCATCACCAGCCTGTTTTCTCTATGGCTCCAACAGTGACCACCACTGCaacttttttcttcacagttCTTGGCAAGGATCTGCCTACAGTATCATCCACCTCCTCTTGGTGTTTTTGATCCCATCCCTCCTCATTAGCCTTTTTTACCAGAAAGTCATTAAGTACATTTGGAGAATAGGCACGGATGGAATGACTGTCAGGAGAACAACAAATATTGTTCCAAGAACAAAAGTAAAAACCATCAAGATGTTCTTAATGTTAAACTCAATGTTTCTCCTGTCTTGGCTGCCTTTCTTCACAGTACAGTTGTGGCACCCGCAGGAAACAGACTACAGAAAGAGCTCCTTGCTTTTCCTGACAATCACCTGGATCTCCTTCAGTTCCTCAGCCTCTAAACCAACCCTCTACTCAATCTATAATGCAAACTTCAGAAGAGGGATGAAAGAAACTTTTTGCATGTCTGCCATGAAATGCTACAGAAGCAATGCATACACCATCACCACCAGTTCCAggatagcaaaaaaaaatcatgttggTATTGCAGATATTCCAGCTACAGCCAAAAGTGTCACCAAAGACTCCACCTATGACGCTTTTAACAGAGAAGCCAAGGAAAGAAAGCTTGCCTGGCCTATTCCGTCCAATCCCCCAAATACATTTGTCTAGTGGGCTTTGTTGTTTTGAAAAGTTACTCCATACCCCCAGAAGAAGgaattttctctccttttgaaCAAATGTATAGCTACATATTTTTAACCGAGCTTTTTGGGGGGAGTGGGTGGGGGGAagagatgttttattttattaaatgccTTGGGTTTGATGCATTTGTTCAATTTCATTTTGGTTACTACACCCTGCTTTAAGAAACTCTTCTCCCAGAATCTCAAGCAATGTTTATCTGCAAAACAAGGATCCTTATGCTCTCTATCTGTagggaaaatggaaagaaagaaaagctgcttgTTTTAATCCCTTTACAAAATGGGTGCATAAATGCCTAAATCCACTCAAAGTCATGTAGGCTTCCTTCCATTATGTCCCCACAAATACAGTTGCACTGGGGTTGAGACCCCCCATCCTGTTGAGACCCTACAGATATGATGTCCATATGAGGGCCCTTTTGGCTTCAGCCTGAGCCCACTGGCCTCATCAGTGACAAAATCCCTACTGGCCCAGCAGGGTCAGCACTGGGCCAGCACTGGATGCTTCTGCACCTTTGTCCTTGTGCCTCTCCAGAGGTTTCAGGGTCTAAACTGCCCAGGAAAAGTCCCCTCTTTGGTCtcaccttccccagcccctgAAGCTCCTTCTACTCCCAGCCTGGTGGGCACAGCCAGGAagaagagctgctgagcaaaAGGAGTCATGCCTGTGCCGGGCACCCAAGGCCTCCTCACATCTGAAATTGGCCATGTCTCCTGGTCTGCGCCCCTTCTGCTGAGTCACTGCTGTGACACCAGCTCCAAACAGGAGCAGGAGTGTGAGCTGTAGTCCCATGCTGGCCTGGCATCATCTTCCACTGTTTGGGCATGTCTGAAGAGGTCCCAACCTAGCAGGTGTCCCAGAGGACACGACCTGAAGGGGCCCTGTGTCTGCAGGTGGAGCCGACTCCAGCTGCTCTTTCTCTACCAGCACAGTGAGAAAGCAACCCGACGGGTCTTCGGTCCTGCTGAGATGGGGAATGACAGTGGAGACCAGGGGGAGAGGCAGGAGCTTCTTTGCAGGTCCCTGTCGCCCTCAGCATTAATGAGCTAACGGGAAATAGGCGCTGTGCATGCGGGACATGGGTGGGTGTGTACACCTTGGGTCCTGCCTCTTGAAGGACATGCTCTGGACACAAACTGGGCTTCCTCCCTAGGGGACATAGGTCCACGTGTATCACTCAGAGGTAACAATATGGTTAGGTCCCAGAAGCTCTATTTTAGTGCTTGGAAATACAGAGGTGCCTTGAGCATCCAGGCAGGGAAAACATCATCTAAGAAGCAGATGGATTACTGTGTTATGGTTCAGGGGGTGGCGTAGTCAGCAATGAGAGAACATGTGCTGGACTCTCACCATGTGTGATGACCACTTTGTGCTGCTTGGAAAACCTGAGGTTTCCCAAGCTCAGCTATGAGCCATATGACAGAGAGCAGCAGTTGGCAGCTCACAGACCCATCCTGCCCTTTCAACCCCACTCCAACCCCTTTTCTTGCCTCGTGCTCACCAATTTGCTGATGTTCTCCACCCATGAAGGCTGTGTGTGGTCAGTGCTCAGGCAGGGCAATATCTGTAGAGGGGATGGAAAGCAGGAGGAAGGACTGCAAGGCAGTAAAGGTAAGGACTGGCAGGTAAAGAAGAGGACCTAatgaaaggaagaggaggaagaaaggacTGTAAGTTGAGAGATCTTCATTTAAAATGGACTATGTGAATGAAAATTTATTCAACCAAAATCATCTGTACTTCCTGAAACAGAGAGAATTTTATTTCcgttttttctttcccccagttATCAATCTCATTAATAAGAATTGGATTGAGTCTATGTGTGGAATATTGATGTATTTTCTCAATTCCCATAGCATTGCCCAAAAGTACCGTAGCACACCCTCAGAAAACACAGGTAATGATTTATCCTCTAAATAAGGGCAGCACTAGCATCCTGCTGGTGAATTCCCCTCACTCTGCTGGATAAATATGGCCTATGGAAGGTCCAACCTGGGCTGCCACACCCCTTGTTtgcaaaaatttcctttttttaattcttacaaaaatttttttaattcttacaaAATTGACAGGAGAGTTCTGTAGGGTTCAGAGTGGAAGCCTGTCCCTCCCAGTACCCCATTGTTTACTGTAGCCTTGGTTACTTGAGGACAGACCAGAGAAAGCAGAGAAGAATAAGAACTCCTGACACATCCTCTCAGCCTCCAGCTGTCACTGGCAGGAACGAACACCCTTCACAGGGTAGCTGCCAAACACTGGTGCCGTTCTGTAAATCCAGAGCAGGTCCAGAATGACCTAGTCACAAAGTCCGATGGACAGGACAAACAGCCCCATTCTACTTGCTCAAAGCCCATCTGAGCAGATTTCAGGAGCTTTATGCCTGAGAACCAATGATTTGACCTCTTTTCATTTGATGATCTCAAGTACATGCTTCCTATTCTTTATCTTTTCAGCTAGCTCTGACAAAAGTCAGTACATGGTGAATAGTCGGTCCTCATCCACTCTCTCTAGGCCAATCTTGGGTTTGTAAACCTCTGTCACAAATTCTCAGttatttctgagaattttttgCACAGAACTGGCTCCAGACCAGCCCCTCCTCAGAGCATGGCCAAGCATCCTTAAATCCAGGCTATCAGAAGCACTTCACACTCAAGGCATCCTAAAAGCGTTTGGGGGCACTTTGATCCCAGGTGTTAAAGCAGGCAATGGAAGACAGTGTGCGGGTGTCAGCTATCCCTCCTCATACTTCTGTTTCAAAATCTCCAGCTCCCTTCTGTCTGCTGGCAAGAGATATCATCCCTAGTCACAACCCCCTCAGAgaaggattaatttttttactctgCTTTCAGAGCAAATGTGGCACACTTAGGTCCCTGTCCATGCCTGGAGCCTGAAAGTGCTGCAGCCGTGAAAATTAATGGAACAAGAGCAGCAGGTACTACAGGGTGTAATAAATGGGGAAGAGTGTCTTCCTCTGCCatcagcagggagcaggagcacaCATGTGCTGGAGCCCCAAGCTGACATCCTCTGAGGAGAATCTCTGCTGGCAATGTCAGAGTGGGGAATCCCTTGTGCTGAGAAATAATCCTACATGTCTGGTAAAAaacttctttcctcttcctcctctatGACACAAAATAGGGTTGGAAGAACCCTCACTGACCACAGAAGCATTTCCAGTATGTATTTCACAAATTCAGAAATCCCCATTAAATAAGGATCTGATATTTCTCGTTGTCCTTCTTTAGGGCAactttgggagaaaacctccaaatggggaccctccagaaaacaaattcaaatgGTCCCTCCCTCAGctggttcaggaaaaaatatttccttggagaaaagtggaaaagaacctgtttatttaacagacattgaataatattaaccaataaaacctctcgcagttcaaagagatggcaaatccagaaaagtcctttccgtgggtgtagctcagctcgctcagtctcttatcagtccctctggtgctggaaagtgtcgaggcccaggccctggtgggccacaggcctgagctcctggggtttggctgggttttcagtccagagctgGTTTGAACAGAtctaagaaaaaaggaaaaaaacagtctggggaacttctctgcctcagctagctaaaaactaactaaaagcaaaggaaagctctgtcccactgtctgtccgtgctgcagacagcacagtccaggagcaggatgggagaCAGTGAGGGCTCTTTCTGAACAGAAACTGtgtgctgcttcttcttccccccttcactctcaaagccagtcttaagACTGGTGCAGAACTTATTATGTAACATAACAAAGTGATTTGAGATACAaacatcataaagtcaccccaggacagtcaTCAAAGCCACTAGCAAAAAACTTCCATGAATCAGATGAGAGGACACTGAAAGTGAGacaaaaccaggattttttgTCTGGTTCATATTCTGACCTGGTTGTTTCTTGATGAAACACCACCATATGCTTTAGCTTTCCTATGCCTCTGACACAGTAAAATCAGATCTACGCTAAGCAGGCCAGGTCAATTTCAcaacattatttttaactttggATTGGGGATTGAAACACAACAGTTGTTCTTTTGGTTAGTAGTTTTATTACAGAGAAGGAACTGAATAGAATGAGCCCAGAAGTCACAGAGGGTCATGGTTACCCATCTCCTGGTAGTTCAGAGTCCAGAGACCCACAGGACACCTGTTTCTTCAAGTCTACCATATTTCCCCACCTTTCAAAAGGTTTTTCACTACAGCAGGTGGCCAGAATAAGTCCAGGATTGCACAACATCTAGGGACACAACGTCCCCAGGCTGAAAGAGCTGGTTGTTCTGCACTGACATCATGGCCTCTAACCAGCCCTGCAACCATGAGTGAAGTCTGGAGGCTGGGTCTCTTAAACCAACCACCTTTCCATGTCAGTAAAATCCCAATCACACTTGTGTAAGAGTGAGCATGACTCTACTTGCCTTCTTTTAACCCAGACTACACTGTAAAAACACAAGAGCAAGGAGAAAGCTTTCTCACTCCTTCCATCATTTTAGGACAGAtgatggacacacggacagacatGTTTAGGACAGATGGGTTTGGTAGCACCAATGCCAGGTACCTCCTGGTTTGCCAAGGCCCCAGAGGTACCAGAGACAGGAGGCAGATCATGGATTATCTAagtaagaaatggaaaattctgTAGGATTTGCCTGATCAATATagacacaaaacaaacagaataaaCTCCCAGTTCACAAACACATCTCAACCTCATCTGCAAAGCAGAAATTCTGGGAGAAAGCACTCCTGGGTCTCTTGCCCATCCATTCctaagttttaaaattttcctgtgTGATACATGACACAGTACCAACcattagacttttttttccattaagcAGACACACGTTAAGTAGAAATTCCATCACTGCCATTTATACTTGATATTAAGTGGTTGCCCTTGGGTATTCCTATTACAAATTGTCTAATGATGTcccttcctttttatttcagcagaaaGTTGGATTTTCAgttaagtatatttttaaaatttccagttGAGGGGTTTGGACTAGTGAGAAGCAGAGACTCATACCACTTGGACCTATTTTTCCACCAGCCTCGCAGAGGTGACACCAAAGTGGCTATCAGCAATAATTCGACTTAAGGGTTTCCATATGCCCACTTAAGAATCCCCAGAGTTTTTTCAGTCTCCTCAACTCAACCCatttaaattcagatttaacTGACATTGATTTAGGAGTTGGTTTTCCAGGGTTCTGAACACACACCATCAGTTGCAGCTGAAATTCTGAGTTAGCAGCCCTTCTCAATATCAGATCCTTCCtgtttaaaagaacaaaaagcagATTTGAAGTTTATTAAAGCCAGACCCATATGCTCAAAGGAAGCGTTATTAACTCCCTAAGTGTTTCTGTAAGTTAATATGTCTTTATTAGTTGGCTCTTTTCAACTTACCAAGTGTTGTGGAATAGGCCACTATAAATTACAGAAGCTGTATTTGAACTGGCTTCTAGTAAAACATAACACACCTACTGGAAGATTGTTGTATAAATGTCACCTCCTGCTGAGCAGTCTGGAccaaaccagatttttttctacACTACTGCTAACGTACACAAAGTCTTTAATTTGTTTCATGAAACTGGTCCCTGGATAATATTCAGAAGTGACAAAGATGGCAGTAATTCCTTTGTGTGCAGCATCTCAACCATTTTACACTAGCTCTCAATTTGATTCTACATTTGCAgggggacagaaaaaaaatattgcatccctaaataattaaatttattcttGTCTCATGCCTGGGCAGACACTAAGTTTTTCTCTGCATGCACCAGTAAAAGGAAGAGATGCTTCTGGGGAAGAGGGACTGATCAAggactttaatttttttgaggCCATGTAGAATTAGGCAGCAGAGGCCACATATAGATGGATGTAATTACCCACCTTATTTCCAAAGGTACTACAGCTCTTCAGCCCTGGAGATTTACAATCTCCACTTCTACACATACTCCACAGAGTCCCTCCCAGTATTGATCCAAatacaggaaggaaaatgattAAGAAATATCCAGCGTTAGCAAGATTTTAGATTAGTCACCAGCTAGCTGTAAATGCAGCAGGAGTAGCCCTGATTGCATTAACTCACTTCTGGGAGCTCATCTGCCCTCTGGCTTTTTGCAGACTCTGAAACAGCTCTTGCCACATTACTGACTTGGTCTTTCACACTCATTCAGGGCATCTTTGTCAGAAACTTCATTTTGGGCTTGTAtgggctttttttctgtaagaagaGGGATGCTGAGGAGGTGGGCCTCAGCACAACTGCATCTTCTGCACACTGATCATGTTAACTGCGAGAAGAAATTCCTAATCAGGTAACAAATCACTGGAGACTGATCtttaagagaaatatttaatgaaaaacaactcaagttccatttttctttaaagggtGGGAGTTTGCAGGGGGCCAGGCTTCTAAATATCACCGTATCCAGGAGAAACAATTGCTGCCAAGCATTGGCCCCCACATTTGGCTCTTTCTTGCAGCCTGATCACTGCAGGAGAAACATTAATAGCTAAGCTTTCCCTGTTCCTGGCTACCTTAAAATTGTCCCCCCAAAGGTTCTCAGTGCTCATTGGAAGGCTCTTGACATCAGAAACAAAAGTCGAGTGCACCAATGTTGATCCTCCACCCTTACCACCTCAATGCAGATCTTCCAATCAAGCATGGCAGAAAAATGGCACACAGGGCAGAAATTAGCACTTACAAGCATCCTTGTCAATCCCTGCACTTTTCTCCACCCCTTATAATTAACTTGAAATTGCTACTTGATACAATTCTCACCAATATCCAAAAATAGTTATATGTTAATAAAGGAcaggggaaaagaaattttagagtaatcaagaaaatacttttaatcCATGCTAACAGGTGATATTTAAAGTTACAGCTGGTGGTAGTATTTCTCACAGACCAATGCTAAGATGTATTACTAGTAGGcacatttgttttttttcaatgcCCTATTTTGTGCAAAGGAGATGACTGAGCAAAAAAATGCAAGGTGAATGCAAGCAATCACAAGAGGCCATTCACCATTCCGCCTACATTTTTTTATGAATACATTCACAGAACTGCAATTGTGCTCATTCCACAAGTAGCTCAGGGAAGAGGGATTAAATCAGACAACCTTTATAATTGTTCCTCAGCTGTCAGTTAGCTTTTTTATCTGCCAGCATGTGTAGACAATATTATTCCATTAACAATGCCACTCATTTAGTGGCATTGGACTGAAACGACAACATTAAGTGGATACTgcaaaaataagggaaaaaaaaataggagtaaCAAAGATTATGTAAATCCAAAAAGCTGAAACAGTTAATTGGCTGTTTCTCAAACACCCACAGCAAGTAACATTGACTTCACTGGTGTACCAGTAATTAAAAAGataattactattttatttcagaaagtgAGGAACCCTACGAATAAAGTAATGAGAAATTACTTTAGCAGCTTTCAGAAGTGAGAATAGTAACACTGTTCTTATCAAAAGATCCCTGCAGCACCATCACCTTGGGAAGGTTTGCACACAGACTTATCACAAGAGTAATTAGCTAGTTAGAAAGCTAGAAAATACCTCCTCCCCCTTTCACTATCTGAGATCCCAGATATGATTCCAGATGTAAACGGAAAACTAACACTATTACTGTACTTACTTTGATTAAACCTTTTCTGGGCTATGTTCATGAGATAAATGGCTTTGggccaattttttttaaataaatcccTCCTGTAACTCCACAGATTGTTTCAGATATGTCAACCTAAACTGAACTTGCCCTTTCATTTGAAACCACTGCTGAAAATGCTAGGCAACCTAGAATTGTACAGAAATACAAGTAATAGAATCATCTAAATCCCAATATTTTAAGTGAAAGAAGAATTACACTTTGCAGAACTGTTTCAATACATGCCCAGCATCTACTGAACAACATCACTGCTGTCTGCTAATGTTGTCACCTTCCTCCTCACCATACAGCTCATCAGAATGCTTGAGCAAGCAAAACCACTCTGGGGTAAGCCAGTACCAGCCACTGCTTGTGCTAGGCTGAAAAACAATAAAGTCCTGAGCTACAAAGGGTGATGTGATTATTAAGAACAGTGCTGAAGGGGTATTTACACTGATGTCACAGAGTGTGAAATACAGAAGGGGCAAGTTGGTGGGTGTGGTACATGTGCAGAGGCACAAACAGCAGAGTAACTCATGGTTACTCACTCATACACAGTCCTCTGGAAAAGGAACCCTTGACAGCTTTTGAAAATAGCCGACAGGCCACTTGGGAAAGAAAGGAGCTTCacagaaaagtctttttctgtACCCAAGAACAAATGCATTccaaaaaggaaatttcaaaggttagaggaaagaaaaagcccagAAATGCAAACCAGAAAACACTGATCTAGCAACATGGCCAGCTCTGTGTTTGATAGGGACAGGAAAGGACTGTTCTTACATCAGAGGACACTCGGAACATGCCACGTAAGGA from Poecile atricapillus isolate bPoeAtr1 chromosome Z, bPoeAtr1.hap1, whole genome shotgun sequence encodes:
- the LOC131592632 gene encoding probable G-protein coupled receptor 19, whose translation is MDNSSGPVFLLTLLLLQNTSSPKASTLPAGYEMAEPPPPGAGSSMNHSLVEYGLRPGEVAAATVVWGALWLISVLGNFLVCLVIHRSRRTQSTTNYFVVSMACADLVSSVGSAPFLLLQLSSGQWMLGSRVCQLVRYIQYLTPGVQIYVLLAISVDRFYTIVYPLSFKVSRGKAKKMILTSWLCGAVFASPACFLYGSNSDHHCNFFLHSSWQGSAYSIIHLLLVFLIPSLLISLFYQKVIKYIWRIGTDGMTVRRTTNIVPRTKVKTIKMFLMLNSMFLLSWLPFFTVQLWHPQETDYRKSSLLFLTITWISFSSSASKPTLYSIYNANFRRGMKETFCMSAMKCYRSNAYTITTSSRIAKKNHVGIADIPATAKSVTKDSTYDAFNREAKERKLAWPIPSNPPNTFV